A window of Magnolia sinica isolate HGM2019 chromosome 13, MsV1, whole genome shotgun sequence genomic DNA:
AGGATTTTGTTGAGACTTATGGTCCAAACAAATGCCTTCACCTCGAGAGGTATCCTGGCTGGCTGCCCAAACCTTAGAGAAAAGGCTTCCACCAGCTCTATTGTATTCAGAAGGAAAGGAATAAACCAATCTGACTGAGAGAATACTATCTGGCTTGAGAGTCCTAATGTTCCTGTCCACTCGCTCTCTAGGGATATAAACCCCTTCCAACAGTGTGAAGCAAATTATAGGGCTTGTGTATTTCCTGGTCCAGAAGATTCCTGGATTCCACATCACCTTATTGTTAATTCTCTGAAGGTAGGCATTAATAAACACACGTTTGTTATTACAAACAATTGTAATGAAAATGGAAGCAGGCACTATGAAAATGGACAATTACAAACAGCATTCCTCATTTAATGGGGAACAGTTCAAGCCGTGGGACTTGGGAATCTTTGGATCATCCAATGGAGAAGGTTATTGGAGTATCCCCCatctacaatgggccccactatataaaCCCTTTTGATCACCAAAAAGGTGGACCCAATATGTACTTTCTTGGGCAGTGCAAAAGCTTAATGAATCATTGCATATTCCCCAATGAAGCGTTCTCCTTGTAATAAAATCCCAGTTATCTTTCAAACAAAAACGGTATATTCCTCTATTTGGAGATGCTTTTACTTAAACCATTTTGCGTGTGCCAAGTGACAATAAATGCCTTGAATGTTGAAATTTATAAGCTTGTCAGCTCGGAAAATAATTCCAGAAAGACTTTATTCTGTAACATCTATCAAAATATCAAACCATTATTCTGTGCATAGGGTGATTCACTTAATAGTTGAGTGGGCCTCTTCTGTCGAAAAgctaaagggttgtaatttgcTCTTTTTGGGTGAATAGTTAGTTGGCTATCTCAGCAGTCCAGCTTTCCCCTTTGTTTCTGTTTTGTTCTTTTACTTCAATAAAGTTCTCGttatctttcaaatatatatatatatatatatatataaaaccattaGGTGCAGAATGATGGCATTTTTTCTCTTgcacttctaattttggatcaaagTTTTACTACAACGTGCTCAGAAAATACTGAAAATGCCCTTTGTTGATCAACATGTCGCTTTGATTTGCAGGCAATCGCTGCAATGGGTGGCTTTGCGTACTTCATGGACAAAAATGGCAATTTCAGGAATTCTTTCAGTGATGGTTGGGACCATATATTGTCGAAGCATCCTATACCCTTCTACTATTGTGTAGGTATGTGTTTTCTCTTCCCACTCAGATGTCTCTATCTCGGTCCAGTTTGTTGTAATTATATTGCTTTCTCCTATGGATTCACAATCCAGCAATACATGCCTCTATGCCAAAACTCATACATAGGACATATTTTGTCTGAACTTGTATTTGAAATCGAGAATCACCAAAACACTATTGTGATCACTAGACCTTAGACCACCCTAGTATTTTAGATGAATTACCTTACTATATCTCTGCCTAAATTGAGTGTTCATTCTGTTGTTAtaaccttcttcttcttattttttcgcCAGAAACATTTTATTTCTCATTGAATTTCGCAAATTGCAGTCACAAATCATTGACGCTTGCAATCTGACCAAGTAGGCTACACTCAGGCAGCTGTAGGGTTGCAACTGGACCAGGATGTGCCAAAGCTTGTACAGGTCTGGTGCATGACCAGGCTGACCCCATCATCCATATATTTGTCCCCATCAATGTTAAAGAAGTCAAGCCAGGCTAGGCCTAGTTATTGGGTCTTTAAGCAGATGCAAGCCTAGGCCAGCCCAACTAGTTATCAGACCTAAAACACAGGCCCACTTCCCACTCATACACCGACTTCAGCCCAAAACCAACCCTAAGAAATCCAGCCCCAGTCCACCCAGACCAGTTGCAACCTTAGGTTGATGTAtgaagtttcaaaaaaaataaaaatcccagtTGACATGTATTGCAGAATTGTGCTTCAAATAAAAGGACTGATTTTCTGAGTCTTAGTTTCTGAACATTACTTAAAATTTATCCTACGATTTAACACCTGGGAAAGTTGCACAGGGGTATTGATCTTCTTTGTGCTGCTGGGGTTTTTTGGGCTGATACTACACTGCTCCTCGTTCAACCATACCGACCCATGCATGGCTGGATGCCGCAACTGCTGTTATGGATGGGGAATCTTGGACTGCTTTCCAGCATCCATGGAGCTATGCTTCGCGTTGCTTATCGTCTTCATTGTCATTTTCGCCATCCTTGGCATCGCGTATGGGTTTCTCGCTGCAACCATGGCAATCCAGAGGATCTGGCAAAGACATTACCACATCCTCACCAAGAGAGAGCTGACAAAGGCAAGCTTCCTGTCATTCCTTTGCTTTCTTCCTTTAATATTATCGGCTTGAAGCAACACAATGGCAGGCCCCCAATACATTAAACTCCCATTTATTAGTTGCATGATGCTTTGATGTTAGTCTTTTTTCTACacctctttaaaaaaataaaaaaataaaaaaagaagaagaagaagaagtgagaaGTGTGAAAAAATGGAATATTAATTCAAACgatgtttagggcctgtttgatttttcggctcaaatgtaattaccatgtaaatgggtaataattatttacctaggtaatcaccacatctttcccaatgcagatgtgacaacttacttttttaacacttaaatcgagaaatttacaaaatcaatgtggggcccatcgtgatgtatgtgacttatccacaccgctcatttgttatgccagctgaatttagggcatgagagaaaaaatgaggcagatccaaagctcaagtggaccacaccacaggaaacagcgggaatcgaacacctaccattaaaaacttcttggggcccttaaaagtttagaatcaagttgatatttgtgttttccccttatccatgtctgtgtgaccctatgaacaggttagatgatgaaaaaacctcaacgTGGGCCCAGTGAAGGAtacaactttcaatggtggatgaattaaggccactgtttcctttcatgtgggccattttgagtgttggatctgcctcattttttggctcatgccccaaaatgttataataaaattgatggacggtgaggatatatcatatgcattacagtggggtctgcatatttaagtcaacacttttgtattGATTTTCGAGGTTGAATTACTCTCACAATTTCAAataaggtgaaaaagtaataattacttatttacccgtctcatggaaaatcaaacaagccattATTATATGTGATCAAATTAAAAACGTAAAGTGCATAAAAAGATGGGAGATTAAAAACATAAGATGCATGGAAAGATGATCTTGAAAAACATCAGGCACAAAGTGAAGTGTGAAAAAATGAATTATTAATTTAAACGACATTTAGGATATATTATcaaattaaaaacataaaatgcatAAAAAGCTGGGAGATTAAAAAACGTAAGATGCATGGAAAGATGATTTTGAAAAACATTAGGCACTCCTTTGATCCAAGTGTTGAGTGATATGGAATGTGGGGTTTGAGAGAAGAACATGAAATGAGAGCATGGTCAAATCTATTGTTCTGATATGCACTTGGTCTCCATCATATCAAGGGAGATGCCTATGTTCCGAAAGATGCGCATGCATGCATGGGCACAGGCACAGGCACTGCATGTGGACACAAGATTGCGAGAGGGTTGTGTTAAGCTATGATCCATCCTCTATTCTCTCCTCGGAGGGATGGTTGTATTTATGTTCCTTGTCTAAGCCATTGAGTGTTGATGCAGGAATATGTAGTGGAGGATCTCCAAGGGTGTTATACGCCACCAAAGCTGGATCCAGAACACGAGGGACGTCTGAAAATGCTCAAGCTTCTGTAGAGGCAGTGCCAcagattgttttcttttttctattatcAGAGAATTGGAATGCCCCGGTAATATGAGATAGCACCACTAGTTATTTTACAATAAAAATGTAGTGCTTTCTATTACTTGGCGGAGATAGGCAATCATTGTATGAGGCCACTGTTGCCTGGTCTTATGAAGGAACTTGTAATTGGCTGGGTGCCACTGCCATGGGGTAATCTAGCCAGCCTTTATTGAGCCTGATTGGGCGTATCTTGGTTATTGCAACGATGTTGGCCCCCCAGAACTGGCGTCATGTAAGGGGGTGGCTCCCCTGGAAGTCGCGATATTCTAGTATCTGCCTCAGTTTCTTAGTTTTGTTTTTGTGTAAATTACAGTGTAAACCCATAAAATTCTGTGAGATAGACTTCAGTGTTAAATGCATATATATTCaagttatttgtggtatttgGATTTTGTGCATGTGGCACATGTATGAGGTCCAAAGTTTGTGCATGTGGCATGTGTACGAGGTCCTAGCTGATCACGTGAGAAATCGCACCTAAGATGAGCTGTAGACAAAATCACAGATTTTACAATGAGGGCCTGTTGGATGATGAGGATTCCATTTGTGGGGGGGTTGCAAGTAAAAACATGGATTGGTTGTAATGGGGGTGTTGTTGCAAGGAAAAACATGGATTCCACCAAGTTACCATTTAGCCTtatccacattttttttttctgatatgAGATACAAGACCATTGTCTCGTTTGTATGGGATTTCATATAAGTTTTTCTTGCGAGTCAAACATAACCTAATTTTTGGAATCCAGTCTATCATGGTGACATACCATATGGGGAAGGGGGAGCAATTTTAAGACAGTTAGAGCCGATGTGGAATTCAAGGGTGCGCATTCCCCAGTTTCCCCTTGCTGTGGCcgacacaagttttggatcgggctgatttttgggtgctGGGTGTATCACTTGCCGCTGCTCTGCCATGCACATGCACTAAACCATCTCTCCACGACTCTTATTGCTATCTATTTGTTACCCACAACTTGGCCTTCTGATGAGGGACTGAACTGAAATCATTCCATGCATCAGGCCCACCTTATTGATGGCTCAGATGTTCATGCGCATGGAGTTAGTGGATCTTAAATTGATTTTAGGTAGTGCACAAACGATATCCTTGTAATCGTAGCACTCGTGATTTGATTTACTACAAAAATCTCTTATCCAAAAGTAGAGAAAATAGGGAAAATAAGGCCTGGTTTTCTTAGCGGAaaagaggtttttttttctttttaataacttTGTGACTTTAATACTGAAAATTACTTTTGCGTGTTCAGTTAGCCaattcgaatatatatatatatatatatagtcctaGTCTCCTGCGCACAAGGACGCACAGAGCTTTCATGCGAGCATTCATGTGAGCTGTCGGATTACAACCACGGCTGGGATTCAACGGCATTGAGAATAAGAGAGTCTCGAAAATTATGACTCACGCTGAGACTCTCGCACTCACAGAAATGGCATGATGTACAGAGTTAGGTAACTATTGGACAGTGCTTtatgggcctatcatgatgtatttgttttatccatgccgttcagctaatttttcagatcatttttgaACGCTAGTataaaaaaaaaggtagatccaaatctcaaatggagcacaccataggaaaacggtGCTAATTAAACACCCAtcgttaaaaatttcctagggtccattgtagggtttatttgccatccaatctgttcgttaGGTCACAAAGTcttggatgatgagaaaaaaaaaaaatcaatttcatccaaaacttgtggcccttaaagaagtttttaacagtgagcgaatcaccattgtttcttgtggtgtggtccatttgagatttggatatacctcgtttttaggttatgcattaaaataagcattcaaaatgaatggacgacatggattaatcacgtacatcatggtgaggccagaGTACCCTATAGTAGTCATCTGGTGACGCTGCCTCAAAAGGCAATCCGTGTCCCCTGGATGCATGGGTACCATCCTCATGAGGACGGAAGCTCATTACGTAGTGAGTAACCAAGtaggcttaccgtactgagtaaactctgtcagGCCTACTATAATTTacctattttatccacttcgttcacCAATTTACTAGataagattacacagacatggatgaacttAAATATCGGCTTGAGCCAAAACTTCTCTGGCCAAAGGAAGTTTTCAAAAGCGTACATttaatttacattgtttcctgtggtgtgctccacttgagctttggatatgcttcaattttgggttcaacctacaaaatgaactggaaaaatggatggacggcgtggataaaccaaacacattgtggtgggcccaacatagttttgCTCAACATGATAAAAGCATACTCTGTGACTCAGTACGCAATTTGATTTCACAGGAAGCAGCTAGAAACGGACGGTTCTAGTGGTGcctctttggggcccactgtgatctatatgttttatccgccCCGTTTTTGGACAAATTATtgtagtgcatgagcccaaaaatgagcacatctgatgctcaagtggaccacaccacatgaagcatgaACGCACGCAGCATTTATTTGCATTTGAATAAAAGTAATTGGATCACACCAATCGCTCCACCATCATTGTCATTgcgtgcagtggggcccactgtgatctatgtaCGCTATCCACTTCGTACAactattttaacagataattttagggcttgagaccaaaagtaaagtatgtccaaacctcaagtggaccacatcacagaaacagTGCAAATTAAATgaataccattgaaaaatacttgggggccatagaagttatgtatcaagctaatatttgtatttttctcttcatccatatctgtgtgatcttatgaacaggttggatgacaagtaaatattattgtggg
This region includes:
- the LOC131223263 gene encoding uncharacterized protein LOC131223263 isoform X2, translated to MLWIIYGERNSPCFQPRRESVEEVVQRVESKVVDWVSSSRAVDVFNLLSFSGILCDCYIWLQEGFAFSHCTTCKAQFHLRVELLEDYSWRKIKFRIFVARDVLLVFLAVQTAIAAMGGFAYFMDKNGNFRNSFSDGWDHILSKHPIPFYYCVGVLIFFVLLGFFGLILHCSSFNHTDPCMAGCRNCCYGWGILDCFPASMELCFALLIVFIVIFAILGIAYGFLAATMAIQRIWQRHYHILTKRELTKEYVVEDLQGCYTPPKLDPEHEGRLKMLKLL
- the LOC131223263 gene encoding uncharacterized protein LOC131223263 isoform X3, with the protein product MPMKGELQLEPTIETNPTDSDPLLENRADSSPVSSDEIRDEEIEAASAACCRICLEYDAEPGEELISPCMCKGTQQFVHRSCLDHWRSVKAIAAMGGFAYFMDKNGNFRNSFSDGWDHILSKHPIPFYYCVGVLIFFVLLGFFGLILHCSSFNHTDPCMAGCRNCCYGWGILDCFPASMELCFALLIVFIVIFAILGIAYGFLAATMAIQRIWQRHYHILTKRELTKEYVVEDLQGCYTPPKLDPEHEGRLKMLKLL
- the LOC131223263 gene encoding uncharacterized protein LOC131223263 isoform X1 encodes the protein MPMKGELQLEPTIETNPTDSDPLLENRADSSPVSSDEIRDEEIEAASAACCRICLEYDAEPGEELISPCMCKGTQQFVHRSCLDHWRSVKEGFAFSHCTTCKAQFHLRVELLEDYSWRKIKFRIFVARDVLLVFLAVQTAIAAMGGFAYFMDKNGNFRNSFSDGWDHILSKHPIPFYYCVGVLIFFVLLGFFGLILHCSSFNHTDPCMAGCRNCCYGWGILDCFPASMELCFALLIVFIVIFAILGIAYGFLAATMAIQRIWQRHYHILTKRELTKEYVVEDLQGCYTPPKLDPEHEGRLKMLKLL